The following coding sequences lie in one Notolabrus celidotus isolate fNotCel1 chromosome 20, fNotCel1.pri, whole genome shotgun sequence genomic window:
- the cdc42ep4a gene encoding LOW QUALITY PROTEIN: cdc42 effector protein 4a (The sequence of the model RefSeq protein was modified relative to this genomic sequence to represent the inferred CDS: inserted 2 bases in 2 codons; deleted 4 bases in 3 codons), producing the protein MPILKQLVSGSSQTKRRSRMDLTREMISAPLGDFRHXMHVGRSGDAFGDTSFLSSRSGEPPPESTSYPSSPRPGLLSRTFRSSKRSQSVTRVDQQSNNSLVXPGESPTYVKNAMSLPFLYDDRCGQWLSKSLSSSPLKQPGEMDGRGAASASAIQFLEQEERNFGELTELPDTSHHYGGGMKRADSVMSFHVDLGPSMLGDILGVMEKEEDDLGYEEGKSSEGRASPPLSTHGEEEEEGRRRREEEEEEEDSMERGKEEHTEEQMEAEVEIEAVVLQEDTIQSASSINLGPENGGPYTPEYNPETRPKHLQHLDSCSMSSSGSAALDEKLSSQTYAGDTDSATFSAPPEEESNFSSFLEDDDDEIRV; encoded by the exons ATGCCTATCCTAAAACAGCTTGTCTCGGGCTCCTCCCAGACCAAGCGTCGCTCTCGCATGGACCTGACCCGGGAGATGATCAGCGCTCCTCTGGGCGACTTCCGTC ACATGCATGTTGGCCGTAGTGGGGATGCATTCGGCGATACCTCCTTTCTCAGCAGCCGCTCAGGAGAACCTCCCCCTGAGTCCACATCCTACCCAAGCTCTCCTCGACCGGGCCTCCTGTCTcgcaccttcaggagcagcaaGCGCTCACAGTCGGTGACCAGAGTGGACCAGCAGAGTAACAACTCCCTGG ATCCTGGTGAGTCACCCACATATGTGAAGAATGCCATGTCTCTGCCCTTCCTCTATGATGACAGATGTGGACAG TGGTTGTCAAAGAGTTTGTCTTCTAGTCCGTTGAAGCAGCCTGGTGAGATGGATGGCAGAGGTGCAGCTTCAGCTTCAGCCATTCAATTTCTAGAGCAGGAA GAGCGAAATTTTGGTGAACTCACAGAGCTCCCGGACACATCCCACCACTATGGAGGCGGAATGAAGCGAGCAGATTCAGTCATGTCTTTCCATGTAGATCTGGGACCCTCAATGCTGGGTGACATCTTAGGGGtgatggagaaggaggaggatgatctCGGCTATGAAGAGGGCAAGAGCAGCGAGGGCCGGGCCTCACCACCCCTCAGCACACACggcgaagaggaggaggaagggaggaggaggagggaggaagaggaggaggaggaggacagcatggaaagagggaaagaggagcaTACAGAGGAGCAGATGGAGGCAGAGGTAGAGATAGAAGCTGTAGTGCTGCAGGAGGACACAATTCAATCAGCCAGCTCTATTAATCTTGGGCCTGAGAACGGAGGGCCCTACACCCCTGAGTACAACCCTGAGACTAGGCCCAAACACTTGCAGCACCTGGACAGCTGCTCCATGTCTAGCTCTGGCTCTGCTGCCCTGGATGAGAAACTTAGCAGCCAAACTTATGCGGGAGACACAGACAGCGCCACCTTCAGTGCCCCACCAGAA GAGGAGAGCAACTTCTCATCTTTCTTAGAGGATGATGACGATGAGATCCGCGTATGA